From the Caballeronia sp. NK8 genome, one window contains:
- a CDS encoding Lrp/AsnC ligand binding domain-containing protein, producing the protein MRTQRNPVRTLDKLDHKILNILQEDGRVAMKDLAERVGLSVTPCIERVKRMERDGVIMGYYARVNPTELGAALLVFVEITLDHKSGNMFEQFRREVQKIPEVLECHLVSGDFDYLIKARIGEMADYRKLLGDILLQLPGAVQSKSYVVMEEIKETLKILVET; encoded by the coding sequence ATGCGAACACAGCGAAATCCGGTCCGCACGCTCGACAAGCTCGACCACAAGATTCTGAACATTCTTCAGGAGGACGGCCGCGTTGCGATGAAGGACCTGGCCGAGCGGGTCGGGCTGTCAGTTACGCCGTGCATCGAGCGGGTGAAACGCATGGAGCGTGATGGCGTCATCATGGGTTACTACGCGCGCGTGAACCCGACCGAGTTGGGCGCTGCGCTGCTCGTATTCGTCGAGATCACGCTCGATCACAAGAGCGGCAACATGTTCGAGCAATTCCGGCGCGAAGTGCAGAAGATCCCGGAAGTGCTCGAGTGTCACCTCGTCTCGGGCGACTTCGACTATCTGATCAAGGCGCGCATCGGCGAAATGGCGGACTATCGCAAGCTGCTCGGGGACATCCTGTTGCAATTGCCGGGCGCGGTGCAATCGAAGAGTTACGTGGTGATGGAGGAGATCAAGGAGACGCTCAAGATTCTCGTCGAGACGTGA
- a CDS encoding D-amino acid dehydrogenase, which produces MRIVILGSGVVGVTSAYYLARAGHEVTVIDREAGPALETSFANAGQISPGYASPWAAPGVPLKAVKWMFEKHAPLAIRLDGTMNQLQWMWQMLRNCTQDRYTVNKGRMVRLAEYSRDCLQALRADTGIHYEGRTGGTLQLFRTQQQFDGAGKDIAVLKDANVPFELLTADELKNAEPALAAVSHKLTGGLRLPNDETGDCQMFTTRLAAMAEALGVKFRYNTPIDALAVSNGRIAGVQCGKELVTADSYVVALGSYSPKLLGDLVKIPVYPLKGYSITAPIVDANRAPVSTVLDETYKIAITRFDDRIRVGGMAEIVGYDRKLKQARRETLEMCVNDLFPGGGDTASAKFWTGLRPMTPDGTPIVGRTRVPNLFLNTGHGTLGWTMSCGSGQLLADLMSGKQPAIRSDDLSVHRYSGDVGVQTRPGYANA; this is translated from the coding sequence ATGCGAATCGTTATTCTCGGAAGCGGCGTCGTCGGCGTGACCAGCGCGTATTACCTCGCTCGCGCCGGCCACGAAGTCACGGTCATCGACCGCGAAGCGGGCCCCGCCCTCGAAACGAGTTTCGCCAATGCCGGACAGATCTCCCCGGGCTATGCATCGCCGTGGGCCGCGCCGGGCGTTCCGCTCAAGGCCGTGAAGTGGATGTTCGAAAAGCACGCGCCGCTCGCCATCCGCCTCGACGGCACGATGAACCAGCTGCAATGGATGTGGCAGATGCTGCGCAACTGCACGCAGGACCGCTACACGGTCAACAAGGGCCGCATGGTCCGTCTCGCCGAGTACAGCCGCGACTGCCTGCAGGCCCTGCGCGCCGACACCGGCATCCATTACGAAGGCCGCACGGGCGGCACGCTGCAACTGTTCCGCACGCAACAGCAATTCGATGGCGCGGGCAAGGATATCGCCGTGCTCAAGGACGCCAACGTCCCGTTCGAACTGCTCACCGCCGATGAACTCAAAAATGCCGAGCCCGCACTCGCCGCCGTGTCGCACAAGCTGACGGGCGGCCTGCGTCTGCCGAACGATGAAACCGGCGACTGCCAGATGTTCACCACGCGCCTCGCCGCGATGGCCGAAGCGCTCGGCGTCAAGTTCCGCTACAACACGCCGATCGACGCGCTCGCCGTCAGCAACGGCCGCATCGCCGGTGTGCAGTGCGGCAAGGAACTGGTGACGGCGGATTCGTACGTCGTCGCGCTGGGCTCGTATTCGCCGAAGCTGCTCGGCGATCTCGTGAAGATTCCGGTTTATCCGCTGAAGGGCTATTCGATCACCGCGCCTATCGTCGATGCGAACCGCGCGCCGGTCTCTACCGTGCTCGACGAAACCTACAAGATCGCGATCACGCGCTTCGACGACCGCATCCGCGTGGGCGGCATGGCGGAAATCGTCGGTTACGACAGGAAGCTGAAGCAGGCTCGCCGCGAGACGCTCGAAATGTGCGTGAACGATCTGTTCCCCGGCGGCGGCGATACCGCGAGCGCCAAGTTCTGGACCGGCCTGCGTCCGATGACGCCGGACGGCACGCCGATCGTCGGCCGCACTCGCGTGCCGAACCTGTTCCTGAACACCGGCCACGGCACGCTCGGCTGGACGATGTCGTGCGGCTCCGGTCAGTTGCTGGCGGATCTGATGTCGGGCAAGCAGCCCGCGATCCGCTCGGACGATCTGTCGGTACATCGCTACTCTGGCGATGTCGGCGTGCAGACGCGTCCGGGATACGCGAACGCGTGA
- a CDS encoding PA0069 family radical SAM protein has protein sequence MSSPDREYPVAPPAPLKGRGAVTNIQGRYEKDERERVDDGWLHAAAPEDEGTPPLRTQIFEERAKSILTRNSSPDIPFSVSLNPYRGCEHGCIYCFARPTHSYLGLSPGLDFESRIYAKINAPELLARELAKPNYEPEPIALGVNTDAYQPVERDLQLTRRVIQVLHDCGHPFAAITKSSLIERDIDLLAPMAERGQVMAAITVTTLDADIARTLEPRAATPSRRLRTIRTLAEAGIPVGVSIAPVIPFVTEPDMERVLEACAEAGATSASYIVLRLPWEVAPLFKDWLAAHFPDRADRVMSRVRDMRGGKDYDSNFSTRMKGEGLWADMLKQRFQKATKRLGLNARQRGILDMSEFQRPAKRAAGPSSPQFDLF, from the coding sequence ATGTCATCGCCCGATCGTGAATATCCCGTCGCGCCGCCCGCTCCGCTGAAGGGGCGCGGCGCGGTCACGAATATCCAGGGGCGCTATGAGAAAGACGAGCGCGAACGCGTCGACGACGGCTGGCTGCATGCCGCCGCTCCCGAGGACGAAGGCACGCCGCCGTTGCGCACGCAGATTTTCGAAGAGCGCGCGAAAAGCATTCTCACGCGCAACAGTTCGCCGGACATTCCGTTCTCCGTTTCACTGAATCCCTACCGCGGCTGCGAACACGGCTGCATCTATTGCTTCGCGCGTCCGACGCACAGCTATCTCGGGCTCTCGCCGGGACTCGATTTCGAAAGCCGTATTTACGCGAAGATCAACGCGCCCGAATTGCTCGCGCGCGAGCTGGCGAAGCCGAATTACGAACCCGAGCCGATCGCGCTCGGCGTCAACACGGACGCCTATCAGCCGGTCGAGCGCGATCTGCAACTCACGCGGCGTGTGATCCAGGTGCTGCACGACTGCGGCCATCCGTTTGCGGCGATCACGAAGAGTTCGCTGATCGAACGCGATATCGACCTGCTGGCGCCGATGGCCGAGCGCGGCCAGGTCATGGCGGCGATCACCGTCACGACGCTCGACGCCGATATCGCGCGCACGCTGGAGCCACGCGCAGCCACGCCTTCGCGACGCCTGCGCACCATCCGCACGCTCGCCGAGGCGGGCATTCCGGTGGGCGTGAGCATCGCGCCGGTCATTCCGTTCGTGACGGAGCCGGACATGGAGCGTGTGCTGGAAGCGTGCGCGGAGGCGGGCGCGACGAGCGCGAGCTACATCGTGCTGCGCCTGCCTTGGGAAGTCGCGCCGCTGTTCAAGGATTGGCTGGCCGCGCATTTCCCCGATCGCGCGGATCGCGTGATGAGCCGTGTGCGCGACATGCGCGGCGGCAAGGATTACGACTCGAATTTTTCGACGCGCATGAAAGGCGAGGGCCTGTGGGCCGACATGCTCAAGCAGCGCTTTCAGAAGGCGACGAAGCGCCTCGGTCTGAACGCGAGGCAGCGCGGCATTCTCGACATGTCAGAGTTTCAGCGGCCCGCGAAGCGAGCGGCGGGACCGTCCAGCCCGCAGTTCGATCTGTTCTGA
- a CDS encoding electron transfer flavoprotein subunit alpha/FixB family protein, producing the protein MTILVIAEHDNASIKASTLNTVAAAAKIGGDVHVLVAGSNAQGAADAAAKIAGVSKVLLADAPQLAEGLAENIDATVLNIAKDYSHILAPATAYGKNIAPRIAAHLDVAQISDITAVDSADTFERPIYAGNAIATVQSSDPIKVITVRSTGFDPVAAEGGSASVEKIEAAADAGLSQFVSREVTKLDRPELTSAHIIVSGGRGLGSGENYTKTLEPLADKLNAALGASRAAVDAGYVPNDYQVGQTGKIVAPQLYVAVGISGAIQHLAGMKDSKVIVAINKDPEAPIFSVADYGLVGDLFAVVPELVKELG; encoded by the coding sequence ATGACGATTCTGGTAATTGCGGAACACGACAACGCGTCGATCAAGGCATCGACGCTGAACACGGTGGCAGCGGCGGCGAAAATCGGCGGCGACGTGCACGTGCTGGTCGCGGGTTCGAACGCGCAAGGCGCGGCGGATGCGGCAGCGAAGATCGCAGGCGTGAGCAAAGTGCTGCTCGCCGATGCGCCCCAACTCGCCGAAGGCCTCGCGGAAAACATCGATGCGACCGTGCTGAACATCGCGAAGGATTATTCGCATATTCTGGCTCCGGCAACGGCTTACGGTAAGAACATCGCGCCGCGTATCGCGGCGCATCTCGATGTCGCGCAGATCAGCGACATCACCGCCGTCGATAGCGCCGACACGTTCGAGCGCCCGATCTATGCGGGCAACGCGATCGCGACGGTTCAATCGAGCGATCCGATCAAGGTGATCACGGTCCGCTCGACAGGCTTCGATCCGGTCGCAGCGGAAGGCGGCAGCGCATCGGTCGAAAAGATCGAAGCCGCCGCCGACGCGGGCCTCTCGCAGTTCGTGAGCCGCGAAGTGACGAAGCTCGATCGTCCGGAACTGACGAGCGCGCACATCATCGTGTCGGGCGGTCGCGGTCTGGGCAGCGGCGAGAACTATACGAAGACGCTGGAACCGCTCGCGGACAAGCTCAACGCAGCGCTGGGCGCATCGCGTGCGGCGGTCGATGCGGGTTACGTTCCGAACGACTATCAAGTCGGTCAAACCGGCAAGATCGTCGCGCCGCAACTGTACGTGGCGGTCGGCATCTCGGGCGCGATCCAGCACCTGGCGGGCATGAAGGATTCGAAGGTCATCGTCGCGATCAACAAGGATCCCGAAGCGCCGATCTTCAGCGTCGCGGATTATGGTCTCGTCGGCGATCTGTTCGCGGTCGTGCCGGAACTGGTGAAAGAGCTCGGTTGA
- a CDS encoding electron transfer flavoprotein subunit beta/FixA family protein, with the protein MKILVPVKRVVDYNVKVRVKSDNTGVDIANVKMSMNPFDEIAVEEAVRLREAGVATEVIAVSCGVTQCQETLRTALAIGADRAILVESADELQPLAVAKILKALVDQEKPELVILGKQAIDDDSNQTGQMLAALAGLPQATFASKVVVADGKATVSREVDGGAETLSLKLPAVVTTDLRLNEPRYVTLPNIMKAKKKPLTTVKPADLGVDVAPRLKTLKVVEPPKRSAGITVPDVKTLVEKLKTEAKVL; encoded by the coding sequence ATGAAAATTCTGGTGCCAGTCAAGCGCGTGGTCGACTACAACGTTAAGGTCCGAGTCAAGTCGGACAACACGGGTGTCGATATCGCCAACGTGAAGATGTCGATGAACCCGTTCGACGAGATCGCCGTGGAAGAGGCGGTGCGTCTGAGGGAAGCAGGTGTTGCGACGGAAGTGATCGCCGTATCGTGCGGCGTGACGCAATGTCAGGAGACGTTGCGCACGGCGCTGGCCATCGGCGCGGATCGCGCGATTCTCGTCGAATCCGCCGATGAACTGCAGCCGCTGGCGGTGGCGAAGATCCTGAAGGCCCTGGTCGATCAGGAGAAGCCGGAACTGGTCATCCTCGGCAAGCAGGCCATCGACGACGATTCGAATCAGACCGGCCAGATGCTGGCGGCGCTGGCGGGTTTGCCGCAGGCGACGTTCGCATCGAAGGTCGTGGTCGCGGATGGCAAAGCGACGGTATCGCGTGAAGTCGACGGCGGCGCGGAAACGCTGTCGCTGAAGCTGCCCGCTGTGGTGACGACGGACCTGCGCCTGAACGAGCCGCGCTATGTGACGTTGCCGAACATCATGAAGGCGAAGAAGAAGCCTTTGACGACGGTGAAGCCCGCGGATCTGGGCGTCGATGTCGCGCCGCGTCTGAAGACGCTGAAAGTGGTCGAGCCGCCGAAGCGCAGCGCGGGCATCACGGTGCCGGACGTGAAGACGCTGGTCGAGAAGCTCAAGACCGAAGCCAAGGTGCTTTGA
- the trmD gene encoding tRNA (guanosine(37)-N1)-methyltransferase TrmD: MQFDVVTLFPEMFRALTDWGITSRAVKQERFGLRTWNPRDFTTDNYRTVDDRPYGGGPGMVMLARPLEDAIHAAKTAQREQGIASTRVVMMSPQGTRLDHDRVMRFAQEPGLVLLCGRYEAIDQRLIDREVDEEVSLGDFVLSGGELPAMALMDAVVRQLPGVLNDAQSAVQDSFVDVLLDCPHYTRPEEYEGVRVPDVLLGGHHKEIDAWRRREALRNTFNKRPDLIARARGSKMLSRADEAWLAELAKGASKSA; the protein is encoded by the coding sequence ATGCAGTTCGATGTCGTGACGCTCTTTCCCGAGATGTTTCGCGCGCTGACCGACTGGGGCATCACCAGCCGGGCGGTGAAGCAGGAGCGGTTCGGTCTGCGCACGTGGAATCCGCGCGATTTCACCACGGACAACTACCGCACCGTCGATGATCGCCCGTACGGCGGCGGCCCCGGCATGGTCATGCTGGCGCGTCCGCTGGAAGACGCGATTCACGCGGCGAAGACTGCGCAGCGCGAGCAGGGCATCGCGTCCACACGTGTGGTGATGATGTCGCCGCAAGGCACGCGGCTGGATCACGACCGTGTGATGCGGTTCGCGCAGGAACCCGGACTGGTGTTGCTGTGCGGCCGTTACGAAGCGATCGATCAACGCCTGATCGACCGCGAAGTGGACGAAGAAGTGAGCCTCGGCGACTTCGTGCTGTCCGGCGGAGAACTTCCCGCGATGGCCTTGATGGACGCTGTCGTGCGTCAGTTGCCCGGCGTGCTGAACGACGCGCAATCGGCGGTTCAGGACAGCTTCGTCGACGTGCTGCTCGATTGTCCGCACTACACGCGGCCGGAAGAGTACGAAGGCGTGCGCGTTCCCGATGTGCTGCTCGGCGGCCATCACAAGGAAATCGACGCCTGGCGCAGGCGCGAAGCATTGCGCAACACATTCAACAAGCGGCCCGATCTGATCGCACGGGCGCGCGGAAGCAAGATGTTGAGCCGTGCCGACGAGGCGTGGCTCGCAGAACTCGCAAAGGGCGCGTCGAAATCTGCATAG
- a CDS encoding acyl-CoA dehydrogenase produces the protein MSYSAPVKDMLFVVKELADIDSIAALPGYEDAGFDTAQAVVEEAARFCGEVIAPLNVAGDRNPSAWANGEVTTTPGFKDAFRQFAEGGWQGVVHPADFGGQGLPKLIATPCIEALNAANLSFALCPLLTDGAIEALLTAGSDAQKARYLPKFISGEWTGTMNLTEPQAGSDLALVRTRAEPQGDGSYKVFGTKIFITYGEHDMAKNIVHLVLARTPDAPEGVKGISLFLVPKFLVNDDGSLGARNDVHCVSIEHKLGIKASPTAVLQYGDHGGAIGYLIGEENRGLEYMFIMMNAARFAVGMQGVAIAERAYQQAVAYAKERVQSRPVDGSAKEPVTIIHHPDVRRMLSTMRAYTEGARALAYVAAAHSDFAHGHADADARKSHQTIYEYLVPIVKGFSTEMSVDVASLGVQVHGGMGFIEETGAAQHYRDARILPIYEGTTAIQANDLIGRKTVRDGGAAAQALLAQVDQTIAALADVDGQPFRSMHRHLSAGSLSLARAIEFIVAKFRSDPNAVFAGSVPYLRLAGIVFSGWQMARAMLVAHAKRAEDERFHVAKIATAQFFAEHILSQAPGIEASIISANGKEGVLALSEDQF, from the coding sequence ATGAGCTACAGCGCCCCGGTCAAGGACATGCTGTTTGTGGTGAAGGAACTGGCGGATATCGACAGCATCGCCGCGCTGCCCGGTTACGAGGACGCGGGCTTCGATACGGCGCAGGCCGTCGTCGAGGAAGCCGCGCGCTTTTGCGGCGAAGTCATCGCGCCGCTGAATGTGGCGGGCGACCGCAATCCGAGCGCGTGGGCGAACGGCGAAGTCACGACGACGCCCGGCTTCAAGGACGCGTTCCGTCAGTTCGCGGAAGGCGGCTGGCAAGGCGTCGTGCATCCGGCGGACTTCGGCGGTCAGGGCTTGCCGAAACTTATCGCGACGCCATGCATCGAAGCGCTCAACGCGGCGAATCTCTCCTTCGCATTGTGTCCGTTGCTCACCGACGGCGCGATCGAGGCGCTCCTCACCGCCGGCAGCGACGCGCAGAAGGCGCGCTATCTCCCGAAGTTCATTTCCGGCGAGTGGACCGGCACGATGAACCTCACCGAGCCGCAGGCCGGCTCCGATCTCGCGCTCGTACGCACGCGCGCCGAGCCGCAGGGCGATGGCAGCTACAAAGTGTTCGGCACGAAGATTTTCATCACCTACGGCGAGCACGACATGGCGAAGAACATCGTGCATCTCGTGCTCGCGCGCACGCCTGACGCGCCCGAAGGCGTCAAAGGCATCTCGCTCTTCCTGGTGCCGAAGTTCCTCGTCAACGACGACGGCTCGCTCGGCGCGCGCAACGACGTGCACTGCGTGTCGATCGAGCACAAGCTCGGCATCAAGGCGAGCCCGACGGCCGTGCTGCAATACGGCGATCATGGCGGCGCGATCGGCTATCTGATCGGCGAGGAGAATCGCGGGCTCGAATACATGTTCATCATGATGAACGCGGCGCGCTTCGCCGTGGGCATGCAGGGTGTCGCGATTGCCGAGCGTGCGTATCAGCAAGCGGTCGCGTATGCGAAAGAGCGCGTGCAGAGCCGCCCCGTCGACGGCAGCGCGAAGGAGCCGGTCACGATCATCCATCATCCCGACGTGCGCCGCATGCTCTCCACGATGCGCGCCTACACCGAAGGCGCTCGCGCGCTCGCGTATGTCGCGGCGGCGCACAGCGACTTCGCGCACGGCCATGCGGACGCGGATGCGCGCAAGAGCCATCAGACAATCTACGAATACCTCGTGCCGATCGTGAAGGGCTTCAGCACGGAGATGTCCGTCGATGTCGCGAGTCTCGGCGTGCAGGTGCACGGCGGCATGGGCTTCATCGAGGAGACGGGCGCGGCGCAGCACTATCGCGATGCGCGCATCCTGCCGATCTACGAGGGCACGACAGCGATCCAGGCGAACGACCTGATCGGCCGCAAGACCGTGCGCGATGGCGGCGCGGCGGCGCAGGCGCTGCTTGCGCAGGTCGACCAGACCATCGCGGCGCTCGCCGATGTGGACGGTCAGCCGTTCAGGTCGATGCATCGGCATTTGAGCGCGGGAAGCCTGTCGCTCGCGCGCGCGATCGAATTCATCGTCGCGAAGTTCAGGAGCGATCCGAACGCGGTGTTCGCGGGCAGTGTGCCGTATCTGCGGCTCGCGGGCATCGTGTTCTCGGGTTGGCAGATGGCGCGCGCGATGCTCGTCGCGCACGCCAAACGCGCGGAAGACGAGCGTTTCCATGTTGCGAAAATCGCGACGGCGCAGTTCTTCGCGGAACACATTCTGTCTCAGGCGCCAGGGATCGAGGCGTCGATCATCAGCGCGAACGGCAAGGAAGGCGTGCTCGCGTTGAGCGAAGATCAGTTCTAA
- the rplS gene encoding 50S ribosomal protein L19, protein MNLIEQLEKEEIARVLGEKSIPDFAPGDTVVVNVNVVEGTRKRVQAYEGVVIAKRNRGLNSNFIVRKISSGEGVERTFQTYSPLLASIVVKRRGDVRRAKLYYLRERSGKSARIKEKLVFKDKSASAE, encoded by the coding sequence ATGAATCTGATTGAGCAACTCGAGAAGGAAGAGATCGCACGCGTTCTGGGCGAGAAGAGCATCCCCGACTTCGCGCCGGGCGATACCGTCGTCGTCAACGTGAACGTGGTCGAAGGCACGCGTAAGCGTGTCCAGGCTTACGAAGGCGTCGTCATCGCGAAGCGCAACCGTGGCCTGAACTCGAACTTCATCGTCCGCAAGATTTCGTCGGGCGAAGGCGTCGAGCGTACGTTCCAGACCTACTCGCCGCTGCTCGCGAGCATCGTCGTGAAGCGTCGTGGCGATGTTCGCCGCGCGAAGCTCTACTACCTGCGCGAGCGTTCGGGCAAGTCGGCTCGAATCAAGGAAAAGCTGGTGTTCAAGGACAAGTCTGCTTCCGCAGAGTAA
- a CDS encoding NINE protein yields MTSSSVATQSGPKPAGKPVPPYFRSKTLTAALAFLFGSIGLHRFYLYGMRDKYGWAHIVGIVLGAFGYLMLAQSERTSLLGWVLVFPGAISLLAAFLSALVYGLRPDAKWDAQFNAHTGRESRSGWTVIFVVIFSLLFGAFLLMTGLALTFQTYFESQVEAAKTLSQ; encoded by the coding sequence ATGACCTCCTCGTCCGTCGCCACGCAATCCGGCCCGAAGCCAGCCGGCAAGCCGGTCCCGCCTTACTTCCGCTCGAAAACGCTGACCGCCGCGCTCGCGTTTCTGTTCGGCTCCATCGGCCTGCACCGCTTCTATCTGTATGGAATGCGCGACAAGTACGGCTGGGCGCATATCGTCGGCATCGTGCTGGGCGCGTTCGGTTATCTGATGCTCGCGCAGTCGGAGCGCACGTCCCTGCTCGGCTGGGTGCTGGTTTTCCCGGGCGCGATCTCGCTGCTCGCCGCGTTTCTTTCGGCCCTCGTCTACGGTCTGCGTCCGGACGCGAAGTGGGACGCGCAGTTCAACGCGCACACCGGCCGCGAAAGCCGCTCCGGCTGGACGGTCATCTTCGTCGTGATCTTTTCGCTGCTGTTCGGCGCGTTTCTGCTGATGACCGGTCTCGCGCTCACGTTCCAGACGTATTTCGAGAGTCAGGTCGAAGCGGCGAAAACCCTGTCGCAATGA
- the rpsP gene encoding 30S ribosomal protein S16 — protein sequence MVIIRLARGGSKKRPFYNIVATDSRSRRDGRFIERVGFYNPVATKGESLRIAQDRLTYWQGVGAQLSPTVERLVKQAQQAQPAA from the coding sequence ATGGTCATCATCCGCTTGGCTCGTGGCGGCTCGAAGAAGCGCCCGTTCTACAACATCGTTGCAACTGACTCGCGTAGCCGCCGTGACGGCCGCTTCATCGAGCGCGTGGGTTTCTACAACCCGGTCGCGACCAAAGGCGAATCACTGCGCATCGCTCAGGATCGCCTGACGTACTGGCAAGGCGTTGGCGCGCAACTGTCGCCGACCGTCGAGCGCCTCGTCAAGCAAGCTCAGCAAGCCCAGCCGGCTGCTTAA
- a CDS encoding CoA pyrophosphatase, which produces MPVFSTGETLPPVPPERLTPEGLRARFAMDLDWTQEEREQRIKAIGGDPRVASVLVPLVVREGGLTVLLTQRADHLSDHAGQISFPGGRREPEDADAAATALREAEEEVALSAEHCEVIGALPEYLTGTGFKVTPVVALVHPPFTLKADTCEVADIFEVPLAWLMNPANHEVRVFRWEGGERRFFAMPYIPGERKAPYFIWGATAGMLRNFYRFLAARA; this is translated from the coding sequence ATGCCCGTCTTCTCGACGGGTGAGACACTCCCGCCGGTTCCGCCCGAGCGCCTCACGCCGGAAGGCCTGCGCGCGCGTTTCGCAATGGATCTCGACTGGACGCAGGAAGAGCGCGAGCAGCGCATCAAGGCGATCGGCGGCGATCCGCGCGTGGCCTCCGTGCTGGTGCCGCTCGTCGTGCGCGAGGGCGGCCTGACCGTGCTGCTGACGCAGCGCGCCGATCATCTGTCGGATCACGCCGGGCAGATCAGCTTCCCGGGCGGCCGACGCGAGCCCGAAGATGCCGATGCCGCCGCCACCGCGCTGCGCGAGGCGGAGGAAGAGGTGGCGTTGAGCGCGGAACACTGCGAAGTCATCGGCGCGCTGCCCGAATATCTGACGGGCACGGGATTCAAGGTGACGCCGGTCGTCGCGCTGGTGCATCCGCCGTTCACGCTGAAAGCCGATACCTGCGAAGTCGCCGATATCTTCGAAGTGCCGCTCGCGTGGCTCATGAATCCGGCGAATCACGAAGTGCGCGTATTTCGCTGGGAAGGGGGCGAGCGTCGTTTTTTTGCCATGCCCTATATTCCGGGCGAAAGAAAGGCTCCTTATTTCATCTGGGGCGCAACGGCCGGCATGTTGCGCAATTTCTACCGCTTCCTCGCGGCTCGCGCGTGA
- the rimM gene encoding ribosome maturation factor RimM (Essential for efficient processing of 16S rRNA), which produces MPVRDSESGRASENVGRPKPGQDEGAATFGAFVRKPGARRVAVDVSSAPESAIEPVEALPEDAVEVGFIADAYGLKGWVKIVPHANGKQGGDALLSAKRWWLVKGRELKSARCLQSKVHADTIVARFAGCDDRDTALALKGHTVNITRSDFPKLDSEDEFYWVDLIGLDVENEAGVALGRVADLIDNGAHSILRIEYPETDKDGKAVTGERLIPFVGVYVKTVDRAAKRIVVDWDADY; this is translated from the coding sequence ATGCCCGTGCGCGATTCTGAATCCGGCCGCGCGTCGGAAAACGTCGGCCGACCGAAGCCGGGGCAAGATGAAGGTGCCGCCACGTTTGGCGCGTTCGTCCGCAAGCCGGGCGCGCGCCGCGTGGCGGTCGACGTTTCGAGCGCGCCGGAAAGCGCAATCGAGCCGGTCGAGGCTTTGCCGGAAGACGCCGTCGAAGTCGGTTTCATCGCCGATGCCTACGGTCTCAAAGGCTGGGTCAAGATCGTCCCGCACGCGAACGGCAAGCAGGGCGGCGACGCGCTGCTGAGCGCGAAACGCTGGTGGCTCGTCAAGGGCCGCGAACTCAAGTCCGCGCGCTGTCTGCAGTCGAAAGTGCATGCCGATACCATCGTCGCGCGCTTCGCTGGCTGTGACGACCGCGACACGGCGCTTGCGCTGAAGGGCCACACGGTGAACATCACGCGCAGTGATTTCCCGAAGCTCGACAGCGAAGACGAATTCTACTGGGTCGATCTGATCGGCCTGGATGTCGAAAACGAAGCGGGCGTGGCGCTGGGCCGCGTCGCGGATCTGATCGACAACGGCGCGCATTCCATCCTGCGGATCGAGTATCCGGAGACCGACAAGGATGGCAAGGCCGTCACCGGCGAGCGGCTGATTCCGTTCGTCGGCGTATATGTAAAGACGGTGGACCGGGCGGCGAAGCGTATCGTCGTCGACTGGGACGCTGACTATTGA